The nucleotide sequence TTTACTTGATACAGGCAGGACTTTCCCCATTTCATCCTTATGGATCAGCTTGCAAAGTACATTTGGTTCTGTGCTTACCTAGCATCTTATATGCTTTTGAAACTCTGCTGCATGTTTGGCCAGCAAATATAGTACTCTGTCGGCCTCCTCTCGTAACTAGGGTGTATGACCATTTTTTGTAGCTCTTATTATGGACTAATTTTTTGCAGAGAGATCCAATCACCCATAAGGTTGAAGGTCTGTCGTTTGAGTTCAATCTGTGCGAAGCTGTAGCTTCATGGGAGCAGGTGATCATACTTCGTATTCATAAGTCTATGTGATTTATTGAACCCAATGAATCCAATATCATATAGCACTGCTTTCAAAAGTCATATGACGAGTGCCTGACAACATTGGCAATTGTTCCCGTTCGGCTtactgaattttggctgaaacttgctgaaaaacactgttctggctgaattattgtgagagaaaaacactgttccggctgaaaaaaagaagccgaacaagccgacttCTGGGTAAGCTGAACAAGCCGaacggctgaattattgtgagagaaaacactattctggctgaattattgtgagagaaaaactctGTCACTTTTCAACTGCCCCATCTGAATTTCATGAACACCATAACATACACTGTACTGCAATGCAATGTTGGTCTATAGTTCTTCACAGCTACACGGTTAGCTATTGATATGGTCACTAAGTAGTTTTTCTCTCCCAGGTCCGAAACAGTACAACAGTACTCACAAAGGAGTACATTGATGCTTTGCCAAATGGCTGGGAGGAGTATGCATGGAGAAGGATCAACAAAGGAATCCTTCTGTGGGTAGATACAAATCCTTGCCATTTCACCTAGACTTATAAAGTGTGGTTTAACTCCAATAGATTACTAAGCATATATAGTTCTGAGTTTGCAGGAATAAGTGCCAGAACAGAAGCCTTTGCATGGAAAAGCTCTCACTAGTTCTACCTGAGACATCTCCATATGTTCCTCACCAATTTGGTAGATGTGCTGTTGTTGGGAACTCAGGTGATCTTCTTAAAACTAAATTTGGGGATGAAATTGATTCTTACGATGCCGTCTTCAGAGAAAATGGTGCACCCACCCAGGTTTGTTAAGATGATTTGTTAGCTGGCCAGTTTTCCCCCCTACATTTGGATGTTCCCTGAACTCGTTCTATCCATACTGCAGAATTACACTGAATATGTTGGTACAAAGAGTACATTTCGCCTTCTGAATAGAGGATCTGCAAAGGCACTAGATAAAGTTGTTGAGTTAGATGGTAAGTCTGCCATCTATCTTTTGTCCCCTATAAGTGGGATATCAATATGAAAAGGCATGCTAATTTTTATGGTtgcagaaacaaaaaaagaagtaCTGATCGTTAAGACGACAATACATGATATTATGAACCAAATGATTCGGGTAATTTAACTTCCATGTTAGAAATCAGACCACCTTGAGTACATGTTCTATATTTTCTTATCTGGCTGCTGGAACTCTTGCTATGTAGGAACTTCCAATAACCAATCCGGTATACCTCATGCTAGGCACATCATTTGGTTCCTCAGCTAAAGGAACAGGGCTTAAAGCTCTTGAATTCGCCCTTTCCATCTGTGACAGTGTTGATATGTATGGCTTCACAGTAGACCCAGGTTACAAGGAATGGTTAGTGAATGGTTGATCTTCACGTAGTGACAGTAAAGAATTCTGGTCTACAGTTTTGCTTACAGCTGGAGCTGTTATCTTTCAGGACAAGGTACTTCTCAGAGGTCAGAAAGGGACACACTCCACTACATGGTAGAGCATATTATCAGATGATGGAATGTCTTGGCGTGAGTTTCTTTCTTGCTGTAATCTTAGCTAACAAAACTGTTTACATCCATTATGTTATGTTATTTTGCTTGTTACCCATGATAATGTGGTGTACTGatattaaaaatatattatgtgCAGCTGGTAAAAATCCATTCACCGATGCGAGGTGATCCTGGCAGGACAGTGAAGTGGCTGCCTACCAGGGCTACCATCGAGGCTGCCAGAGTTGCTTCTGAGAAGTTGTTGAAGTAAGTTTCGGGGCCTTCCTTTCTTTTGTGATTTAGTTCATCTGTTCATCAGGATAATTGCTGTGTTTCTTCAGTGTCTGTATCTCCTTGAATCACGGCTCTGTATTAGCAAAACTGATGAACCCGTTACTGATGGTAACTGTACTGAAAGTTCAAACTTGCAATTGTCACTGCAGGAGACCTGGGGCTGGAAGTAATAGCCCTCTGGGGACTTGCGCCATGATAAAGAAGCGCAGGAAAGGGAAGGAACCAAACAGATCTGGTCTACGAGATGCTGCCATGAAGCACCTCGAGGACATGAAAAGTGCCACCAGGTATCCCCAGGAGCGGAATGCAGGGGGTGGGTACCTCTGCATGATCAATGATAGATAGGACTACGGCTGATCATGGCATCAGTTGCCCAGACGAAGAAAAAATGGCGTTGAATGCTTGTGATGAATGTGCAGCTTGAGGGAACGAAAAGGCCGGTGTCTTTGATTTATGCAGCTGGTGTACAATGTTTTGAGTGTAGAGAATGTTTGGTGTATAATTTTTTCGAGTGTAGAGAAAGTTATCTTGATGAAAGGGCTTTGGCTGGTGGAGAGTGGAGACCAGCATATACACATCGAGGCGTGGTGCTAGCCTGATTGCGAGCCACTTTGGTGAGATCTTTGCTGTGCTGTGTCCTGTGTATTAGGGTGAGAATGGTAGGCGGTGGATGATTTTTTAATAAATAATTGCAAATCTAGAAGCTGTTATACAAAAATTGTAGATATAGCATCCTGTCGGCGGTTGGGAAGCCAACAGGTGCCTTGTTGGCCTCTGGAAGGCCGACTGGTCTCATGTCGGCACCTCAGCAGACGATAGGGGTGATGTGTCAGCCGATAGCAGGCCCCATCGGCTTTGGGGAGACCAACAGGCCTGTCGGCTCTCCAGCAACTGACAGGCCTATCGACTATCCAGCAACTAATTATActatttcatgctttatgacccAATATGAGCTCTTTTCCGAACATAACCATCACTAGACATAAAACCAACTTTATCATTGCAACAATAAAAACATTTGCTCTCCTTTTCCGAACATATAAACATATATTACGCACCATAACCTAAGGAATCTTACAAACTTTTGAAGGCAAACACATTGTAATATTAACTCAGCGCGGTACATGGACCAAACCTGCAAAGCCTACGTCGTTTGTCCGCTGAATTGTCCTTTGCCTCGATGCAGGCGTCGGAAGTTATCGGAGCGTTGCCTCCATTAAATGGTTGTAAAGCGACTAA is from Miscanthus floridulus cultivar M001 chromosome 7, ASM1932011v1, whole genome shotgun sequence and encodes:
- the LOC136462478 gene encoding sialyltransferase-like protein 4; the protein is MAPRAAPALRVLPLALAAAIFSGLTAILIYLSGVSSSHGGARLSEADLAALAALRGSFSKCVDANGLGLKAVTGEDYCRVVIQYPSDTVSKWRDPITHKVEGLSFEFNLCEAVASWEQVRNSTTVLTKEYIDALPNGWEEYAWRRINKGILLNKCQNRSLCMEKLSLVLPETSPYVPHQFGRCAVVGNSGDLLKTKFGDEIDSYDAVFRENGAPTQNYTEYVGTKSTFRLLNRGSAKALDKVVELDETKKEVLIVKTTIHDIMNQMIRELPITNPVYLMLGTSFGSSAKGTGLKALEFALSICDSVDMYGFTVDPGYKEWTRYFSEVRKGHTPLHGRAYYQMMECLGLVKIHSPMRGDPGRTVKWLPTRATIEAARVASEKLLKRPGAGSNSPLGTCAMIKKRRKGKEPNRSGLRDAAMKHLEDMKSATRYPQERNAGGGYLCMINDR